One window of Halorussus sp. MSC15.2 genomic DNA carries:
- a CDS encoding CAP domain-containing protein: MHKLWLSRTVVPKSRTETRLAGRFSSLAADSVVCTVRELLLRIYDRSPDAVTVGIAVVVLSSALLGATSPAIADSIDGTDSIESSPESSKTVIAANQSGSDAATRQANETTQFSRERVRRLVHRFVNRERAQRGLDPLALNETLSRIERYHSRDMAESDYFAHVSPGNETLTDRYDRFGFECRVSVGENRYATGAENIAYTYYEESVDVGNRTVTYSTPKQLARGIVAQWMNSSSHRKNLLRPYWRREGIGIATEETPTGTRVYVTQNFC; the protein is encoded by the coding sequence ATGCATAAGTTATGGCTCTCGCGGACGGTCGTACCGAAGAGTCGAACTGAAACGCGACTAGCCGGACGATTTTCGTCTCTCGCGGCCGATAGCGTGGTCTGTACGGTCAGGGAGCTACTGCTCCGAATCTACGACCGCTCTCCCGATGCCGTCACAGTCGGCATTGCGGTCGTCGTGCTGTCCAGCGCGTTACTCGGTGCAACGTCGCCAGCTATCGCGGATTCTATAGATGGAACTGATTCTATTGAGTCTTCTCCGGAGTCCAGTAAGACGGTTATCGCTGCAAATCAATCGGGTTCCGACGCGGCGACTCGGCAAGCGAACGAGACGACGCAGTTCTCCCGCGAGCGAGTCAGACGGCTCGTTCACCGATTCGTCAACCGCGAGCGGGCACAGCGCGGTCTCGACCCGCTGGCACTCAACGAGACGCTATCGAGGATTGAGCGATACCACAGTAGAGACATGGCCGAGAGCGACTACTTCGCTCACGTCTCCCCGGGTAACGAGACGCTGACCGACCGATACGACCGTTTCGGCTTCGAGTGTCGAGTGTCGGTCGGGGAGAACCGATACGCCACGGGAGCGGAGAACATCGCCTACACGTACTACGAGGAGTCGGTAGACGTGGGTAACCGGACGGTCACGTACTCCACGCCAAAACAACTCGCACGGGGAATCGTCGCGCAGTGGATGAACTCGTCGTCCCACCGGAAGAACCTCTTGCGGCCGTACTGGCGTCGCGAGGGCATCGGCATCGCGACGGAGGAGACGCCGACCGGGACTCGGGTGTACGTGACCCAGAACTTCTGTTAG
- a CDS encoding archease — protein sequence MSYELRDHTADVAVAANAPTLDAVFAAAADGMAAAMCDEIPEMGGERFEFDVRAEGREALLFDYLDELIYQRDVRGVLPVDNEAEVREEREADGEWVLEGSARGVPLADVSARDLKAVTYSEMALEETDEGWRAYVVFDV from the coding sequence ATGAGCTACGAACTCCGCGACCACACCGCCGACGTGGCGGTGGCGGCGAACGCACCGACGCTCGACGCGGTGTTCGCCGCGGCGGCCGACGGGATGGCCGCGGCGATGTGCGACGAGATTCCAGAGATGGGCGGCGAGCGCTTCGAGTTCGACGTGCGGGCCGAGGGCCGCGAGGCGCTGCTGTTCGACTATCTGGACGAACTCATCTACCAGCGCGACGTACGCGGCGTCCTCCCCGTGGACAACGAGGCCGAGGTCCGGGAGGAACGCGAGGCAGACGGGGAGTGGGTGCTGGAGGGGAGCGCCCGCGGCGTTCCGCTCGCCGACGTCTCGGCGCGCGACCTCAAGGCGGTCACGTACTCCGAGATGGCGCTGGAGGAGACCGACGAGGGGTGGCGGGCCTACGTGGTCTTCGACGTGTGA
- a CDS encoding RtcB family protein, with translation MTANDDGDTTYDAGEVTLRKVRDYVWEIPQEGDMRAPARVLASETLLDQIADDKTLEQLRNSTHLPGVRKYNVCMPDGHQGYGFPVGGVAGIDAEEGCISPGAVGYDINCGVRMMKTDLTYEDVRGREEELVDALFANIPSGLGGGGVVEGDIDTVEAILDRGMEWALEEGWAVEEDLAHCEDEGVRHDSDPSKVSQKAKDRGKNQIGSLGSGNHFLEVQRVTDTYLDDVADAYGLEEGQIVVLIHCGSRGLGHQVCTDYLRDIEKAHAGLLSQLPDKELAAAPAGSQLAEDYYDAMCASINFAWVNRQLIMHRTRQVFEKVFDSDWESLGMDLLYDVAHNIAKKETHSVEGGEERELYVHRKGATRAFPADHEEVPGAYLDVGQPIIIPGSMGAGSYVLRGGEDSMDLTFGSTAHGAGRTMSRTQAKQDFWGGDVQDDLEQEHIYVKAQSGATVAEEAPGVYKDVDEVVRVSDALGIGDKVARTFPVCNIKG, from the coding sequence ATGACCGCGAACGACGACGGAGACACCACCTACGACGCCGGAGAGGTCACCCTCCGCAAGGTGCGCGACTACGTCTGGGAGATTCCGCAGGAAGGCGACATGCGCGCTCCGGCGCGCGTCCTCGCGAGCGAGACCCTGCTCGACCAGATAGCCGACGACAAGACCCTCGAACAGTTGCGGAACTCCACTCACCTGCCGGGCGTCCGGAAGTACAACGTCTGCATGCCCGACGGCCATCAGGGGTACGGCTTCCCCGTCGGCGGCGTGGCCGGAATCGACGCCGAGGAGGGCTGTATCTCGCCCGGAGCGGTCGGCTACGACATCAACTGCGGCGTCAGGATGATGAAGACCGACCTCACGTACGAGGACGTTCGGGGCCGCGAAGAGGAACTCGTGGACGCCCTCTTCGCGAACATTCCCTCCGGACTCGGCGGCGGCGGCGTCGTGGAGGGCGACATCGACACCGTGGAGGCCATCCTCGACCGGGGGATGGAGTGGGCGCTCGAAGAGGGGTGGGCCGTCGAGGAGGACTTGGCCCACTGCGAGGACGAAGGCGTGCGCCACGACAGCGACCCCTCGAAGGTGTCCCAGAAGGCCAAGGACCGCGGCAAGAACCAGATAGGGAGCCTCGGGTCGGGCAACCACTTCCTCGAAGTCCAGCGTGTGACCGACACGTATCTCGACGACGTGGCCGACGCCTACGGACTCGAAGAGGGCCAAATCGTCGTCCTCATCCACTGCGGGAGCAGGGGACTGGGCCATCAGGTCTGCACCGACTACCTCCGGGACATCGAGAAGGCCCACGCCGGGTTGCTCTCGCAGTTGCCCGACAAGGAACTCGCCGCCGCGCCCGCCGGGAGCCAACTCGCCGAGGACTACTACGACGCGATGTGCGCGTCCATCAACTTCGCGTGGGTGAACCGCCAACTCATCATGCACCGGACCCGGCAGGTGTTCGAGAAGGTCTTCGACTCGGACTGGGAGTCGCTCGGCATGGACCTGCTCTACGACGTGGCCCACAACATCGCCAAGAAGGAGACCCATTCGGTCGAGGGAGGGGAGGAGCGCGAACTCTACGTCCACCGGAAGGGCGCGACCCGCGCGTTCCCCGCGGACCACGAGGAGGTCCCCGGCGCGTACCTCGACGTAGGCCAACCCATCATCATCCCCGGGAGCATGGGCGCGGGGAGCTACGTCCTCCGGGGCGGCGAGGACTCGATGGACCTCACGTTCGGTTCGACCGCCCACGGCGCGGGCCGGACGATGAGTCGGACGCAGGCCAAGCAGGACTTCTGGGGCGGCGACGTGCAGGACGACCTCGAACAGGAACACATCTACGTCAAGGCACAGAGCGGCGCGACCGTCGCCGAGGAAGCGCCCGGCGTCTACAAGGACGTGGACGAAGTGGTCCGGGTCTCGGACGCGCTCGGCATCGGCGACAAGGTAGCCCGGACGTTCCCGGTCTGTAACATCAAAGGGTAG
- a CDS encoding VOC family protein, with translation MTRPTVPDRTRVGRTALTVADLAETTDFYRDVVGLAVQSRDDESATLGVDGTPLLVLSESDVPDRDPESAGLYHNAFRVPSRGALGDALRRVRNRWRLDGASDHLVSEALYLTDPEDNGVEIYRDRPREEWEFGDDGTVRMDTLPLDVDALVADASGTPDAGAPPGTAVGHVHLEVSSLARSREFYVDTLGLGVRAAYGDSALFVAAGEYHHHLGLNTWRRRSRPAAGRGLAWFELVVPDEDALAAVRRRLADAGESVTDRDDGVAVTDPDGVSVRLRVDSN, from the coding sequence GTGACCCGACCGACCGTCCCCGACCGCACGCGCGTCGGCCGCACCGCCCTGACCGTCGCCGACCTCGCGGAGACGACCGACTTCTACCGCGACGTGGTCGGTCTCGCCGTCCAGTCGCGCGACGACGAGTCGGCCACGCTGGGCGTGGACGGGACGCCGCTGCTCGTGCTGTCGGAGAGCGACGTGCCCGACCGCGACCCGGAGAGCGCAGGTCTCTACCACAACGCGTTCCGGGTTCCCTCGCGCGGTGCGCTCGGCGACGCGCTCCGCCGGGTACGCAACCGCTGGCGACTCGACGGCGCGTCGGACCACCTCGTGAGCGAGGCGCTCTACCTCACCGACCCCGAGGACAACGGCGTCGAAATCTACCGCGACCGGCCGCGCGAGGAGTGGGAGTTCGGCGACGACGGGACGGTCCGCATGGACACGCTTCCGCTGGACGTGGACGCTCTCGTCGCCGACGCGAGCGGGACGCCCGACGCCGGGGCACCGCCGGGGACCGCAGTCGGACACGTCCACCTCGAAGTATCGTCGCTGGCCCGGTCACGCGAGTTCTACGTCGACACGCTGGGACTCGGTGTTCGAGCGGCCTACGGCGACTCCGCGCTCTTCGTCGCCGCGGGGGAGTACCACCATCATCTCGGACTGAACACGTGGCGGCGTCGGTCGCGCCCGGCCGCGGGCCGCGGGCTGGCGTGGTTCGAGTTGGTCGTCCCGGACGAGGACGCGCTCGCGGCGGTGCGGCGACGACTCGCGGACGCGGGCGAGTCGGTGACCGACCGCGACGACGGCGTGGCGGTCACCGACCCAGACGGCGTCTCCGTCCGGTTGCGGGTCGATTCGAACTGA
- a CDS encoding N-acetyltransferase: MSVNVDTEIARPGDESHVDAAWELKERIRQAEDVLKQRKGFFTDAYRRSTVYVLLTRDGDGDENLMGFAAVRRDGYILFLAVAPEFRGEGVGKRLVGQVAENHDSVTCHARASNENALGFYEHLGFEVERHIENYYEDGGDAYYLKLGDRGGFTERLSEFVRG, from the coding sequence GTGAGCGTCAACGTCGATACCGAAATCGCTCGCCCCGGCGACGAGAGTCACGTCGATGCCGCGTGGGAACTCAAAGAGCGTATCCGGCAGGCCGAGGACGTCCTGAAACAGCGCAAGGGCTTCTTCACCGACGCCTACCGGCGCTCGACGGTGTACGTCCTCCTGACGCGCGACGGCGACGGCGACGAGAACCTGATGGGGTTCGCGGCGGTCCGACGCGACGGCTACATTCTCTTTCTCGCGGTCGCGCCCGAGTTCCGCGGCGAAGGCGTCGGTAAACGCCTCGTGGGACAGGTCGCGGAGAACCACGACAGCGTCACCTGTCACGCCCGCGCCAGCAACGAGAACGCGCTAGGGTTCTACGAGCATCTGGGATTCGAGGTGGAGCGTCACATCGAGAACTACTACGAGGACGGCGGCGACGCCTACTACCTGAAACTCGGCGACCGCGGCGGCTTCACCGAGCGACTCTCGGAGTTCGTGCGGGGCTGA
- a CDS encoding ribbon-helix-helix protein, CopG family: MHQDHLDMETVTLELDEGELERIDDIAFADHRENREAAIRELLDQYLKRRADSESADDED, encoded by the coding sequence ATGCATCAGGACCACCTCGACATGGAGACGGTCACGCTCGAACTCGACGAGGGGGAACTCGAACGAATCGACGACATCGCGTTCGCGGACCACCGGGAGAACCGCGAGGCCGCCATCCGAGAACTCCTCGACCAGTACCTGAAACGGCGCGCCGACAGTGAATCGGCCGACGACGAGGACTGA
- a CDS encoding DoxX family protein yields the protein MNWRRPTLPLSFAVLLLSVSGTASAHVRYVVDSAADVKDALAFLLDVVADPFNAALLGGGALAVVAALLAYLRFRPAERDFDVLRETLRGYGDLVPWMLRLSIGLPLVGAGFAGYFFSPVVHAEARVLQVGIGFLLLFGLATRVVALVGLLVYAFGLLADPALVLASEYVGGFLALVLLGGGRPSADQMLQRVADAEGTLYGRLDPVHGAASWLNARTEPYDEYAPTLVRLALGFNFFYLGFTQKLFAPGPALAVVEKYDLTAVVPVDPGLWVVGAGLTEMAVGFALFVGLFTRATAATAFTMLTLTLFGLADDPVLAHVTLFGMVSMLFITGPGPLAVDDWLRERASVDASRGETDGETYSGRTTN from the coding sequence ATGAACTGGCGACGTCCGACGCTCCCGCTCTCGTTCGCGGTCCTCCTCCTCTCGGTCTCCGGGACCGCCAGCGCGCACGTCCGGTACGTGGTCGATAGCGCGGCCGACGTGAAGGACGCGCTCGCGTTCCTGCTGGACGTGGTCGCCGACCCGTTCAACGCCGCGCTGCTGGGCGGCGGTGCGCTCGCGGTCGTCGCCGCGCTGCTCGCCTACCTCCGGTTCCGCCCGGCCGAGCGCGACTTCGACGTCCTGCGCGAGACGCTCCGGGGCTACGGCGACCTCGTCCCGTGGATGCTCAGACTCTCCATCGGGCTTCCGCTCGTCGGCGCGGGGTTCGCGGGCTACTTCTTCAGTCCGGTCGTCCACGCCGAGGCGCGGGTCCTGCAGGTCGGCATCGGCTTCCTCCTGCTGTTCGGACTGGCGACGCGAGTGGTCGCGCTGGTCGGCCTGCTCGTCTACGCCTTCGGCCTGCTGGCCGACCCCGCGCTCGTCCTCGCCAGCGAGTACGTCGGCGGGTTCCTCGCGCTCGTGCTGCTCGGGGGCGGCCGACCCAGCGCCGACCAGATGCTCCAGCGGGTCGCCGACGCGGAGGGCACCCTCTACGGTCGCCTCGACCCGGTCCACGGAGCGGCGTCGTGGCTGAACGCCCGGACCGAACCGTACGACGAGTACGCCCCGACGCTGGTCCGACTCGCGCTGGGGTTCAACTTCTTCTACCTCGGGTTCACCCAGAAGCTGTTCGCGCCCGGCCCGGCGCTCGCGGTGGTCGAGAAGTACGACCTGACCGCCGTGGTCCCCGTGGACCCCGGTCTCTGGGTCGTCGGCGCGGGACTGACCGAGATGGCCGTCGGGTTCGCATTGTTCGTCGGCCTGTTCACCAGAGCCACCGCGGCGACGGCGTTCACGATGCTGACCCTGACGCTGTTCGGACTGGCCGACGACCCGGTGTTGGCCCACGTCACCCTCTTCGGGATGGTGTCGATGCTGTTCATCACGGGACCGGGTCCGCTCGCGGTGGACGACTGGCTAAGGGAGCGCGCGTCTGTCGACGCCTCGCGCGGCGAGACCGATGGCGAAACGTATTCCGGTAGGACGACCAACTGA
- a CDS encoding Gfo/Idh/MocA family protein — MTVRVGVLGYRFMGKAHANAMARLPMFFPDAPDVERHVLVGRDEDALADAADRLGFENTATDWEDVVGEVDAFYNLGPNHVHVEPSVAALEAGTPVLCEKPLANDLDGAERMADAAEDASVPTATAFNYRFVPAIRYAKNLVEDGALGEIRHFRGRYLQDWLADPEAPWSWRNSAEMAGSGALGDLGAHTVDLARFLVGDVERVSGHLRTFVDERPVEGEAGEDTSGEPETRPVTVDDAYSAQAELEGGVMATFEASRFATGHKNDHTIEIQGTEGSLKFSLERLNELAVLREGNRGYETILVTEEDDPYVEHWWPPGHVLGWEHTFVHENYEFLSAVDGAASEMRSGGGETADGSGDYHPNFEDGLAVQRVLSAIQESDERGEWVEVA; from the coding sequence ATGACTGTTCGAGTCGGCGTTCTCGGGTACCGATTCATGGGGAAAGCCCACGCCAACGCCATGGCGCGACTGCCGATGTTCTTCCCGGACGCCCCGGACGTCGAGCGCCACGTCCTCGTCGGCCGCGACGAGGACGCGCTCGCGGACGCGGCCGACCGCCTCGGATTCGAGAACACGGCGACCGACTGGGAGGACGTGGTCGGGGAGGTGGACGCCTTCTACAACCTCGGTCCGAACCACGTCCACGTCGAACCCTCCGTCGCGGCGCTCGAAGCGGGCACCCCGGTCCTCTGCGAGAAACCGCTGGCGAACGACCTCGACGGGGCCGAGCGCATGGCCGACGCCGCCGAAGATGCCAGCGTGCCGACCGCCACCGCGTTCAACTACCGGTTCGTCCCGGCCATCCGGTACGCGAAGAATCTGGTCGAAGACGGCGCTCTCGGTGAAATTCGTCACTTCCGCGGGCGGTACCTACAGGACTGGCTGGCTGACCCCGAGGCCCCGTGGTCGTGGCGCAACTCCGCGGAGATGGCCGGGAGCGGGGCGCTGGGCGACTTGGGTGCCCACACCGTCGACCTCGCCCGGTTCCTCGTCGGCGACGTGGAACGCGTCTCGGGCCACCTCCGGACGTTCGTAGACGAGCGCCCGGTCGAGGGTGAGGCGGGCGAGGACACGAGTGGCGAACCCGAGACCCGGCCCGTCACGGTGGACGACGCCTACTCCGCGCAGGCCGAACTGGAGGGCGGCGTAATGGCGACCTTCGAGGCCTCGCGGTTCGCGACCGGCCACAAGAACGACCACACCATCGAAATTCAGGGGACGGAGGGGAGCCTGAAGTTCTCGCTCGAACGACTGAACGAGTTGGCGGTCCTCCGCGAGGGGAACCGCGGGTACGAGACGATTCTGGTGACCGAGGAAGACGACCCCTACGTCGAGCACTGGTGGCCGCCGGGTCACGTCCTCGGTTGGGAACACACCTTCGTCCACGAGAACTACGAGTTCCTCTCGGCGGTGGACGGCGCGGCGTCGGAGATGAGGAGCGGAGGCGGTGAAACCGCCGACGGGTCGGGCGACTACCACCCGAACTTCGAGGACGGACTGGCGGTCCAGCGCGTCCTCTCGGCGATTCAGGAGAGCGACGAGCGCGGCGAGTGGGTCGAAGTAGCATAG